The following coding sequences lie in one Acropora palmata chromosome 3, jaAcrPala1.3, whole genome shotgun sequence genomic window:
- the LOC141875751 gene encoding tyrosine kinase receptor Cad96Ca-like produces MDELYKIMPVYDKTEVLKLRSGSVIVYFILYFKSAVTPKRGLEILNDSISTTGYYGKYKASSLSFPPEASPTASTPTSCVCPCPKNEIVTILLAIIVVLVLIIIGLIAVIVWQRRKLGISRVRRPYEVPEDKRAGFYSNEFARTKVLSGNSTQQGDSLNEQAYMPLKEITQSKTEKTSPNVEYAPLDVRTRSWEVAREDVDVDKIIGKGAFGQVAKGTVRNLPNGSAPTRVAIKMLKANAPESDKCDLKSELELMKTLKPHPHVIKLLGCVTESEPLLVLIEYVPFGDLLGYLRKSRGLNDTYYKDPDIKPNTNLTSEQLMKFAWQIADGMSYLSMRKIIHRDLAARNVLVGERETCKVTDFGMARDVQQENVYERKSKGRLPVKWTAFEALLYGQYTTKSDVWSYGVLLYEIFTIGGSPYPRMDGKKIANSLQEGYRMPKPMHVDNQLYEIMMNCWENEPEDRPSFTSLTKQLKRIENQHKRLINMHIYDNELYATLDDLNA; encoded by the exons ATGGACGAACTCTACAAAATTATGCCAGTGTACGACAAAACTGAAGTATTAAAACTGAG GTCTGGAAGTGTAATTGTTTACTTTATCCTGTACTTTAAAAGTGCCGTGACTCCAAAAAGGGGACTTGAAATCCTTAATGATTCTATTTCTACCACTGGATATTATGGGAAGTATAAAGCAAGCAGTCTGTCCTTTCCTCCAGAGGCGAGCCCCACAGCTTCTACACCAACAA gttGCGTGTGCCCGTGTCCCAAGAATGAGATCGTCACGATTTTGTTGGCTATCATTGTAGTCCTTGTGCTGATTATCATTGGCCTAATTGCAGTCATAGTCTGGCAGCGCAGAAAATTAG GAATTTCTAGAGTCAGAAG GCCATATGAGGTTCCAGAGGACAAACGTGCCGGATTTTATAGC AACGAATTTGCGAGGACGAAAGTTCTCTCTGGAAATTCCACTCAGCAGGGGGACAGCCTCAATGAACAAGCATATATGCCCTTAAAGGAAATAACGCAAtccaaaacagagaaaactagTCCAAATGTTGAATATGCACCCCTTGATGTAAGAACACGATCTTGGGAAGTAGCGAGAGAAGACGTGGACGTCGATAAGATAATCGGCAAAGGCGCTTTTGGTCAGGTTGCCAAGGGAACGGTAAGAAACCTTCCAAACGGATCTGCACCAACAAGGGTGGCTATTAAAATGCTGAAAG CTAATGCTCCTGAATCAGACAAGTGTGACTTGAAGTCAGAACTTGAGCTCATGAAGACTCTGAAGCCGCACCCACATGTCATCAAACTGCTAGGATGTGTCACTGAATCTG AGCCTTTGTTGGTCTTGATCGAGTATGTTCCGTTTGGCGATCTTCTTGGTTACCTAAGGAAAAGCCGTGGATTGAATGACACTTACTACAAAGACCCGGATATAAAGCCCAACACCAATTTGACCTCGGAACAACTTATGAAATTTGCTTGGCAAATCGCCGATGGAATGAGTTACTTATCCATGAGAAAG ATCATTCACCGGGATCTTGCCGCTCGTAACGTGTTGGTTGGAGAAAGAGAAACCTGCAAGGTAACAGACTTCGGAATGGCCAGAGACGTACAACAGGAAAATGTGTATGAACGGAAATCCAAG GGTCGACTGCCAGTCAAGTGGACAGCATTCGAAGCTCTGTTGTATGGACAATATACCACCAAAAGTGACGT ATGGAGTTATGGAGTTCTTCTTTACGAGATTTTTACGATAG GTGGCTCACCATATCCACGGATGGATGGcaagaaaattgcaaattcGCTTCAGGAAGGATACAGGATGCCGAAGCCAATGCATGTAGACAATCAACT GTATGAAATCATGATGAATTGTTGGGAAAATGAACCGGAAGACAGACCGTCATTCACTAGTTTAACAAAACAGCTTAAACGCATTGAAAATCAGCACAAG aGGTTGATAAACATGCACATCTACGACAACGAACTGTACGCAACGCTCGATGATTTGAACGCATAA
- the LOC141876083 gene encoding uncharacterized protein LOC141876083, translated as MSDVTSLRKENDELKKQLQEIQKDLSTVKKKVTAPSRKQHGAERQNLQTPLVIAQSDDVQFLSITQENILSKLEEIESKISEITQNTARISKAIDDIQAYSYQYNLKIVGVPQAEINEKATDIAELCLKVFAGMGIEVSPWDIDVAHRVPARTQDGRRRGILPIICKFTRRMVRDVVLFKRRNCNLLLPTTFGLNPEDELKISIFSHLTPRLQELFYLAKSVKEQDNYKYCWAKDTAIYLRKSDNSRAIKLTSFQDIEALRHSRDDLAR; from the coding sequence ATGAGTGATGTTACAagtttaagaaaagaaaacgatgAGCTAAAGAAACAGCTTCAAGAAATTCAAAAGGATTTGTCAACTGTTAAGAAGAAAGTAACGGCGCCATCTAGAAAGCAACATGGCGCCGAGAGGCAAAACCTTCAAACTCCGCTTGTTATCGCACAGTCGGATGATGTTCAATTCCTGAGTATTACGCAAGAAAATATACTGAGTAAATTGGAAGAAATTGAGTCTAAAATCAGTGAGATAACCCAGAATACTGCTCGTATCTCGAAGGCTATTGATGACATTCAAGCGTACAGCTATCAATACAATCTAAAAATTGTCGGTGTCCCCCAAGCAGAGATTAACGAGAAGGCGACAGACATTGCTGAGTTATGTCTTAAAGTTTTTGCGGGCATGGGAATTGAAGTCTCGCCATGGGACATCGATGTGGCTCATCGAGTTCCAGCAAGAacccaagatggccgccgaaGAGGGATCCTCCCCATTATATGTAAATTTACCCGTCGTATGGTTCGTGATGTAGTACTTTTCAAGAGGAGAAACTGCAATCTTCTATTACCAACGACCTTTGGCCTTAACCCAGAAGACGAATTGAAGATTTCAATATTCAGTCATCTCACACCAAGACTGCAGGAGTTATTTTACCTGGCTAAATCGGTGAAGGAGCAAGACAATTACAAGTACTGTTGGGCCAAAGACACGGCGATTTATTTGAGAAAGTCTGACAACTCAAGAGCTATTAAGCTCACATCATTCCAAGACATCGAAGCGTTGCGGCACTCAAGAGACGATTTAGCACGGTAA